A region from the Beduinella massiliensis genome encodes:
- a CDS encoding Dabb family protein, protein MIRHIVMFWLKDKSPENIQLTADKLRSMKGKIEGMRDLEVGVDFLRSERSCDICLTTLFETREALDAYRTHPVHLPVQAHMHAVREKSCAADYEV, encoded by the coding sequence ATGATACGCCACATCGTCATGTTCTGGCTCAAGGACAAGAGCCCCGAAAACATTCAGCTGACCGCAGACAAGCTCCGCTCGATGAAGGGAAAAATCGAGGGGATGCGGGATCTGGAGGTAGGCGTCGACTTCCTCCGTTCCGAGCGCTCGTGCGACATCTGCCTGACGACCCTCTTTGAAACGCGCGAGGCGCTCGACGCCTACCGCACGCATCCCGTGCACCTGCCCGTGCAGGCGCACATGCATGCGGTGCGCGAGAAGAGCTGCGCCGCCGATTACGAGGTGTAA